In the genome of Photobacterium sp. TLY01, one region contains:
- a CDS encoding sulfite exporter TauE/SafE family protein has translation MSQEIIVGLLGTITGSLSGLLGIGGGILLAPLLIICMPWLNGIALPMVTITGLTVAQSFFGSVSALFHHSKYQQRDKNLIYRFGVPMGVASLAVSLFTFHLSDQVILITFSVLAISSVVITTLGPEFWRKWLGEIRLDSMVLPIMGLLLGFTCGIVGQGGGFIYLPVMIAFFGCLPKLAIATAPVIGIISSFSLFFGRAASDTLDWTLCGYLVAGIFVGAKLGSYLYFRLNEKMLARCVNIFVLLSSIKIMSMAIG, from the coding sequence ATGAGTCAGGAAATTATCGTTGGCCTGTTAGGGACCATCACAGGCAGTTTGTCGGGTTTACTGGGTATCGGTGGCGGCATTTTGCTGGCACCTTTACTGATTATTTGCATGCCCTGGCTAAACGGAATCGCACTGCCGATGGTGACCATTACCGGATTGACGGTCGCCCAGAGCTTCTTTGGTTCCGTCAGTGCCCTGTTTCATCACTCAAAATATCAGCAACGGGATAAAAATCTGATTTACCGTTTCGGCGTCCCTATGGGCGTCGCCAGTCTGGCGGTTTCTTTATTCACGTTTCATTTATCCGACCAGGTGATTTTAATCACGTTCTCTGTGCTGGCGATCAGTTCCGTGGTGATCACGACCTTAGGCCCGGAATTCTGGCGAAAGTGGCTGGGCGAAATCCGGTTAGATTCTATGGTATTGCCGATCATGGGTCTGTTGCTGGGGTTTACTTGCGGGATTGTCGGCCAGGGTGGCGGCTTTATTTATCTGCCGGTGATGATTGCTTTCTTCGGCTGCCTGCCCAAACTGGCTATTGCGACAGCGCCTGTGATCGGGATTATCTCTTCTTTTTCATTGTTTTTCGGACGTGCGGCTTCAGACACTCTGGACTGGACGCTCTGTGGTTATCTGGTGGCGGGCATATTCGTCGGCGCAAAGCTCGGTAGCTACCTGTATTTTCGGTTGAACGAAAAGATGCTTGCGCGTTGCGTGAATATTTTCGTGCTGCTGAGTTCTATCAAAATCATGTCGATGGCTATCGGCTGA
- a CDS encoding cysteine desulfurase family protein: MINADVSGSDWIKPEVFDYLKQQFSEQRFGNPNSNHFIGNRLFQEIEMARGTLCGVLSCDSHQLIFNGGATEGIRNVFFSFFEHHSYQDAVILHSPYEHSATLENIRYCRAKGADSIVLAHEQNGLLDLAGLQAALKACQGKAVLVAVMAAHNETGVIQDYQQIAELCHAYDAEYLCDTTQLIGKQSFDFERSEVDYAVASGHKFGALPGTGFLLVKNSWHFSPLLLGGGQESSLRAGTQNYLGIASMAIALPLAHQRMANQAEVTAVQRRFEQALKHHFPGTVIIGEAAPRVPGLTFCAIGGVSREALQAVLEDARIMVSSGSACSDRKSALSKVATGLGYSDDVAKNTLRFSLGYSGTEAIYASLAETLRRVEPKALVA, translated from the coding sequence ATGATTAATGCGGATGTAAGCGGGTCTGACTGGATCAAGCCCGAGGTTTTTGATTACCTGAAACAGCAGTTTTCAGAACAACGTTTTGGCAACCCGAACTCAAATCATTTCATCGGAAACAGATTGTTTCAGGAGATTGAGATGGCGAGGGGGACATTGTGCGGGGTATTGTCCTGTGACAGCCACCAGCTGATCTTCAATGGTGGTGCAACCGAAGGGATCAGAAATGTGTTTTTCAGTTTCTTTGAGCACCACAGTTATCAGGATGCAGTGATCCTGCATTCGCCCTATGAACATTCTGCGACGCTGGAAAACATTCGTTACTGTCGTGCGAAAGGTGCTGATTCTATTGTCCTTGCGCATGAACAAAACGGGCTGCTGGATTTGGCCGGGTTACAGGCCGCACTGAAAGCCTGTCAGGGGAAAGCGGTTCTGGTGGCGGTGATGGCCGCGCATAATGAAACGGGGGTGATTCAGGACTATCAGCAGATTGCTGAATTGTGCCATGCATATGATGCGGAATATCTGTGTGATACCACGCAACTGATTGGCAAGCAGTCGTTTGATTTTGAGCGAAGCGAGGTGGATTACGCTGTCGCTTCCGGTCATAAGTTTGGTGCTTTACCCGGCACTGGATTTCTGCTGGTGAAAAATTCCTGGCATTTCAGCCCGCTTTTGCTGGGCGGCGGACAGGAATCCAGCCTGCGGGCGGGCACCCAGAATTATCTGGGCATTGCTTCTATGGCCATTGCTTTGCCGCTCGCGCATCAACGGATGGCGAACCAGGCGGAAGTCACCGCGGTGCAGCGACGCTTTGAACAGGCGCTGAAGCACCACTTTCCCGGAACGGTCATTATCGGAGAAGCGGCACCGCGTGTTCCGGGGCTGACTTTCTGCGCCATTGGTGGCGTCAGCCGGGAAGCTTTGCAGGCGGTTCTGGAAGATGCCCGCATCATGGTGTCGTCCGGCTCGGCTTGCTCAGACCGGAAATCAGCCTTGTCGAAAGTGGCAACCGGGCTGGGGTATAGCGATGATGTGGCAAAAAATACCCTGCGTTTCAGTTTGGGGTACTCCGGGACGGAAGCAATCTACGCCAGTCTGGCAGAAACACTCCGGCGTGTTGAGCCCAAAGCGCTGGTCGCCTGA
- a CDS encoding LysR substrate-binding domain-containing protein — MLKNINLLVTFECAARHNSYSLAAHELCISQAAVSQQMRQLEQHLGCRLFIRKGKSMLLNQQGQSLFECAQQALAIISQGVNQIHQEEIAGELTISSTQAFTTLWLMPRMQRFSELHPDIQIRVVSSAGFDDLRQAHIDLAIRFGTEVEKHAPDNLSCEYFGQSAVYPVCSAQLARDLAFSFPEDLLSTWLVTLEHPGAYDWQSWFEHTGVPASKQHAKWTRVNSTDMALTAVLNGHGVTLAVPYLYQSQLDAGQLVIPFQLPHPNPVRRYMVYDPNSARLARLKVFMAWLKTEMSALEPTGPTETAPHCSIEPYPNF; from the coding sequence TTGCTGAAAAATATCAATCTACTGGTCACCTTTGAATGCGCAGCCAGACACAACAGCTATAGTCTGGCGGCGCATGAGCTCTGTATTTCCCAGGCTGCCGTCAGCCAGCAAATGCGGCAACTGGAACAGCATTTAGGATGCCGATTATTTATCCGGAAAGGCAAAAGCATGCTGCTGAACCAGCAAGGACAAAGCCTGTTCGAGTGCGCGCAACAAGCTTTGGCGATCATTTCGCAGGGAGTGAACCAAATTCATCAGGAAGAAATTGCAGGGGAGCTCACCATCAGCTCAACACAGGCTTTTACCACACTCTGGTTGATGCCAAGGATGCAACGCTTTTCCGAATTGCATCCTGATATCCAGATTCGCGTGGTTTCGTCCGCGGGATTTGATGATCTCAGGCAAGCACATATTGATCTGGCGATTCGTTTCGGCACTGAAGTGGAAAAACACGCACCGGACAACCTGTCCTGTGAGTACTTCGGTCAATCTGCCGTCTATCCGGTTTGTTCTGCGCAACTTGCCCGTGATCTGGCTTTCAGTTTCCCCGAAGATCTGCTGTCCACCTGGCTGGTTACCCTGGAACACCCCGGCGCCTACGATTGGCAAAGCTGGTTTGAACACACAGGTGTGCCAGCCAGCAAACAGCACGCCAAGTGGACCCGGGTCAACAGTACCGATATGGCACTGACGGCGGTGTTAAACGGCCATGGCGTTACACTGGCCGTCCCCTATTTATATCAGAGCCAGCTTGACGCCGGGCAGCTGGTGATCCCTTTTCAGTTACCTCACCCGAATCCGGTCAGGCGCTATATGGTCTATGACCCGAACTCAGCCAGACTGGCGCGATTAAAGGTATTCATGGCGTGGCTGAAAACTGAAATGTCCGCACTTGAACCTACCGGACCGACTGAAACCGCCCCCCATTGTTCTATCGAGCCCTACCCTAATTTCTGA
- a CDS encoding isocitrate lyase/phosphoenolpyruvate mutase family protein has protein sequence MQEFKQLHQQTTPFIIGNVWDAASARCAQQAGYQALGTSSAAIASLLGYEDGEHIPFAELVFMVRRIAAVSKLPLSVDIEAGFSRNPDVIAHHIQQLAALGVVGINLEDSRVDAERTLVPAEEFAAIVSGVKAILQQHQTEVFLNVRCDAFLLGLDHACAETVKRAQIYQRAGADGLFVPCITEADDIKAVVAASRLPVNVMAMPELPAFDELAGLGVKRISTGNFAHDAMHRYLLNLWGEIKQSGSCESLFGTGTAG, from the coding sequence ATGCAAGAATTTAAGCAGTTACATCAGCAAACGACGCCTTTCATCATCGGCAATGTTTGGGATGCTGCCAGTGCCCGTTGTGCTCAGCAGGCCGGTTATCAGGCGTTAGGGACTTCCAGCGCAGCCATCGCGAGTTTACTGGGCTATGAGGATGGTGAACACATCCCGTTTGCTGAGCTCGTTTTTATGGTTCGGCGCATTGCCGCAGTCAGTAAGCTTCCCCTCAGTGTGGATATTGAAGCCGGGTTCAGCCGGAATCCGGACGTGATCGCCCATCATATTCAGCAATTAGCGGCGTTGGGTGTGGTCGGGATTAATCTTGAAGACAGCCGGGTAGACGCAGAACGAACTCTTGTTCCGGCGGAGGAATTTGCGGCGATAGTGTCGGGCGTGAAAGCGATCCTGCAACAACATCAGACAGAGGTCTTTCTCAATGTTCGCTGCGACGCATTTTTACTGGGTTTAGACCATGCTTGCGCCGAAACGGTAAAGCGCGCTCAAATCTATCAGAGGGCAGGTGCTGATGGCTTATTTGTGCCCTGTATAACTGAGGCTGACGATATCAAGGCCGTTGTTGCAGCAAGTCGGCTCCCGGTGAATGTGATGGCAATGCCTGAGTTGCCTGCCTTTGATGAATTAGCGGGCTTGGGGGTGAAACGGATCAGTACCGGTAACTTTGCTCATGATGCGATGCACAGATATCTGCTCAATCTATGGGGTGAGATAAAACAATCGGGATCGTGCGAATCACTGTTCGGTACGGGCACGGCCGGATGA
- the queC gene encoding 7-cyano-7-deazaguanine synthase QueC, with the protein MRKAVVVFSGGQDSTTCLIQAMANYDEVHCITFDYGQRHKLEIEVAEAIAKDLGVAAHKVMDVGLLNELAISSLTRDNIPVSHELQDNGLPNSFVPGRNILFLTLAGIYAYQIGAEAVITGVCETDFSGYPDCRDAFVQSLNQSLVLGMDRPLRIETPLMWLNKAETWALADQHGKLDYIRNQTLTCYNGVIGDGCGNCPSCDLRREGLESYLNDKDAVMKALTDKQAANQA; encoded by the coding sequence ATGCGCAAAGCCGTTGTCGTTTTCAGTGGCGGACAGGACTCGACCACCTGTCTCATTCAGGCTATGGCCAATTATGATGAAGTGCATTGCATCACCTTTGACTATGGTCAGCGCCATAAACTGGAAATCGAAGTGGCAGAGGCCATTGCGAAAGACTTAGGCGTTGCCGCCCACAAGGTAATGGACGTCGGCCTGCTCAACGAACTGGCTATCAGTTCACTGACCCGTGACAATATTCCGGTGTCTCATGAGCTGCAAGATAACGGCTTACCCAATTCGTTTGTGCCGGGTCGTAACATCCTGTTCCTGACGCTGGCAGGCATTTACGCTTACCAGATAGGCGCCGAAGCCGTCATTACCGGTGTGTGCGAAACCGACTTCTCCGGCTATCCGGATTGCCGCGATGCATTTGTGCAGTCACTGAATCAGTCCCTGGTACTGGGTATGGATCGTCCGCTGCGCATTGAAACGCCGCTGATGTGGCTCAACAAAGCCGAAACCTGGGCACTGGCCGATCAGCACGGGAAGCTGGATTACATCCGCAACCAGACCCTGACCTGCTACAACGGTGTGATTGGTGACGGCTGTGGCAACTGCCCGTCTTGCGATCTGCGCCGTGAAGGTCTGGAGTCTTATCTGAATGATAAAGACGCAGTGATGAAAGCACTGACCGACAAGCAGGCTGCAAACCAGGCTTAA
- a CDS encoding PLP-dependent cysteine synthase family protein, whose translation MRHDPLWVNQAIRKIEADFQRSADTHLIKLDIPAIEGIDLYLKDESTHPTGSLKHRLARSLFLYSLCNGWIGEHTTIIESSSGSTAVSEAYFARLLGLPFIAVVPRRTARKKIEQIEFYGGQAHFVDDPCQIYDESRRLAEKLNGHYMDQFTYAERATDWRGNNNIAKSIFEQMQLEAHPVPTWIVMSAGTGGTSATIGRYIRYQMHGTQLCVVDPEHSVFHDYYLTRDPALKGERGSRIEGIGRPRVEPSFIPDVVDEMRTIPDAASIATVHWLEKLLGRKAGASTGTNLYGVLQLASDMKARGEQGSIVTLLCDSGERYLDTYFDADWVATNIGNIQPYLDQLAAFEQTGQLS comes from the coding sequence ATGCGTCACGATCCACTCTGGGTGAACCAGGCCATCAGAAAAATCGAAGCCGACTTTCAGCGCTCTGCCGATACCCATCTCATCAAACTGGATATTCCGGCCATCGAAGGGATCGACCTGTATCTGAAAGATGAAAGCACCCACCCCACCGGCAGCCTGAAGCACCGTCTGGCCCGGTCTCTTTTCCTTTATAGCCTGTGCAATGGCTGGATTGGCGAGCACACCACGATCATCGAGTCCTCATCAGGCAGCACTGCAGTTTCTGAGGCCTATTTCGCCCGGCTGCTGGGCCTGCCGTTTATTGCCGTTGTACCGCGCCGGACTGCCCGTAAAAAAATTGAACAAATTGAATTCTATGGCGGCCAGGCACATTTTGTAGACGACCCTTGCCAGATCTATGACGAATCTCGTCGTTTGGCTGAAAAACTGAACGGTCATTACATGGATCAGTTCACCTATGCGGAACGTGCCACTGACTGGCGGGGCAATAACAATATTGCCAAGAGCATTTTTGAGCAGATGCAGTTAGAGGCACACCCTGTCCCGACATGGATTGTCATGAGTGCCGGTACAGGCGGCACCTCCGCCACTATCGGCCGCTATATTCGCTATCAGATGCACGGCACCCAACTGTGTGTAGTGGATCCTGAGCATTCGGTCTTCCACGATTACTACCTCACCCGGGATCCGGCCCTGAAAGGGGAGCGTGGCAGCCGCATTGAAGGGATTGGCCGTCCGCGTGTCGAACCCAGCTTTATTCCGGATGTGGTCGATGAGATGCGCACCATTCCCGATGCGGCAAGTATCGCTACCGTTCACTGGCTGGAAAAACTGCTGGGCCGCAAAGCCGGCGCCTCTACCGGCACCAACCTGTACGGTGTGCTGCAACTCGCCAGCGACATGAAAGCCCGCGGTGAACAAGGTTCAATCGTGACCTTGCTGTGCGACAGTGGCGAACGCTATCTGGATACCTATTTCGACGCCGACTGGGTCGCCACTAACATCGGTAATATTCAGCCCTATCTCGATCAGTTGGCTGCCTTCGAACAGACAGGACAACTCAGCTGA
- a CDS encoding Lrp/AsnC family transcriptional regulator, whose translation MAEKKIAEIDTTDRLLLDLLQMDASLSLNDLADAVNLTTTPCWKRLKRLEEAGILKRRVALLDPVKLGLSFIAFVQIKTSDHSQEWYHRFVATVSEFPEVMEFYRMAGEYDYMMKVQMADMAAFDSFYKKLVNSISGLTNVTSTFAMEPLKYTTALPL comes from the coding sequence ATGGCCGAAAAAAAGATAGCGGAGATAGATACCACGGATCGATTATTGCTGGATTTGCTGCAAATGGATGCCAGTCTGTCACTCAACGATTTAGCCGACGCGGTTAATCTGACCACCACACCATGCTGGAAACGGCTAAAACGGCTGGAAGAAGCGGGAATCCTGAAACGGCGGGTGGCCTTGCTGGATCCGGTCAAATTAGGCCTGTCATTCATTGCCTTTGTCCAGATAAAAACCAGCGATCATTCACAAGAGTGGTATCACCGTTTTGTTGCGACCGTGAGTGAATTTCCGGAAGTGATGGAGTTCTACCGCATGGCTGGTGAATATGACTACATGATGAAAGTGCAGATGGCAGATATGGCTGCGTTTGACAGTTTTTATAAAAAACTGGTCAACAGTATCAGCGGATTAACCAATGTGACTTCTACCTTTGCGATGGAGCCCCTGAAATACACCACAGCGTTACCTTTATAA
- a CDS encoding ABC transporter transmembrane domain-containing protein, with amino-acid sequence MQVFWQLRWYFRQEWRRYGGAIAIFVIIAFFELIPPRAVGWIVDGVVEGQMTINTMLMWLGGLAAMWGLVYVLRIVWRLWLFGSAAKLGTVLRDKLYRHFTRQAPNFFERHKTGDLMARSTNDVNALVMTAGEGVLTAADSLITGLAVLLIMTTQLSWQLTILALLPMPVMALLVSRFGSQLHDRFSESQAAFSALTDTTQESLNGVRMIRAFGLEQRQQAAFEKVVDHAGEKNFGVVKVDAKFDPVIQLTIGMSFFLSVGGGAYLIHQGELTLGDLTAFTLYQGLMIWPMLAIAWLFNILERGSAAWKRLQEILEQAPTIVSGTQALPDTRQALDIRIEAFSWPQQRQPALQALAIQLPAGQMLGLAGPVGCGKSTLLALLLRQQELSQGKITYGGVCIRDAVLEQWRGRFAVVSQSPFLFSRSIAENIALGKPDASLDAIRHAAGLACIDEDIMLFPEGYNTLVGEKGITLSGGQKQRIAIARALLLNAEILVLDDALSAVDGKTEHRILHNLRNQPQRQTVIVIAHRLTALEQADEIVVLQQGQVSERGKHAALLSNDDWYAEMYRYQKLEQAIEEGQ; translated from the coding sequence ATGCAGGTTTTTTGGCAACTCAGATGGTACTTTCGGCAAGAATGGCGGCGCTATGGCGGCGCAATTGCGATTTTTGTCATCATTGCCTTTTTTGAACTGATCCCGCCCCGGGCCGTGGGTTGGATCGTCGACGGTGTGGTCGAAGGGCAAATGACCATCAACACCATGCTGATGTGGCTGGGCGGACTGGCCGCGATGTGGGGGCTGGTTTATGTGCTGCGGATCGTCTGGCGTCTGTGGTTGTTTGGCAGTGCTGCGAAACTGGGCACTGTGCTCAGAGACAAGCTCTATCGCCATTTTACCCGGCAGGCGCCGAATTTTTTTGAGCGCCACAAAACCGGCGATCTGATGGCCCGCTCAACCAATGATGTCAATGCGTTGGTGATGACCGCCGGCGAAGGCGTACTGACCGCGGCGGACTCGCTGATCACCGGCCTGGCGGTTTTGCTGATCATGACGACCCAGCTCAGCTGGCAGCTGACCATTTTGGCGCTCCTGCCGATGCCCGTGATGGCCTTGCTGGTCTCACGTTTTGGCAGCCAGTTGCATGACAGGTTCAGCGAATCGCAGGCAGCTTTTTCTGCCCTGACAGACACCACCCAGGAGTCGCTGAACGGCGTCAGGATGATCCGCGCCTTTGGTCTGGAGCAACGGCAGCAGGCCGCATTTGAGAAAGTCGTTGACCATGCCGGGGAAAAGAACTTCGGTGTGGTCAAAGTAGATGCCAAGTTTGACCCTGTGATCCAGTTAACTATCGGAATGTCTTTTTTCCTCAGTGTCGGCGGCGGGGCTTATCTGATTCACCAGGGCGAGCTGACTCTGGGCGATCTGACCGCGTTTACCCTCTATCAGGGCTTGATGATCTGGCCAATGCTGGCCATTGCCTGGTTGTTCAATATTCTTGAGCGCGGCTCGGCGGCATGGAAACGCCTGCAGGAGATCCTGGAGCAGGCCCCGACGATTGTCAGTGGCACCCAGGCACTGCCGGACACCCGTCAGGCGCTGGATATTCGGATCGAGGCGTTTTCCTGGCCGCAGCAACGCCAGCCCGCGCTGCAGGCGCTGGCGATCCAACTACCGGCGGGTCAGATGCTGGGGCTGGCCGGACCGGTCGGTTGCGGCAAGTCTACCTTGCTGGCGCTGTTGCTACGCCAGCAGGAACTGAGCCAAGGGAAAATTACCTATGGCGGCGTGTGCATCCGCGACGCGGTACTGGAGCAATGGCGCGGCCGTTTTGCTGTGGTCAGTCAGAGCCCGTTTCTATTTTCCCGCTCGATCGCCGAAAACATTGCGCTCGGCAAGCCGGATGCCAGTCTGGATGCCATACGTCACGCTGCCGGATTAGCCTGTATTGATGAAGACATCATGCTGTTTCCCGAAGGGTATAACACTCTGGTTGGAGAGAAAGGCATCACGCTGTCCGGTGGTCAGAAACAGCGTATCGCGATAGCCCGGGCGCTGCTGCTCAACGCTGAAATTCTGGTGCTGGATGATGCGCTGTCGGCTGTCGATGGCAAAACAGAACACAGGATCTTGCATAATCTGCGCAATCAGCCTCAGCGGCAGACCGTGATTGTCATTGCCCATCGCCTGACCGCGCTGGAGCAGGCTGATGAAATCGTCGTGCTGCAACAAGGCCAGGTGAGCGAGCGCGGAAAACACGCCGCTCTGCTGAGCAACGATGACTGGTACGCCGAGATGTACCGCTACCAGAAACTGGAACAAGCCATTGAGGAGGGGCAATGA
- a CDS encoding SmdB family multidrug efflux ABC transporter permease/ATP-binding protein produces MKRQAVNRAVLQRLLRYALDDKRNLFIAIALLFVASLADVSGPWLLQRFIDHYIAVDQFPVADVATLVAAYIALMILAGVFKYAQSLRFNQIAIGVVQKVRKQLFARVMNQPLSAFDYMPSGKLISRLTNDTESIKDFYVFVIATFLKNVTLIVVMLTVMFIMSWRLTLVVLALLPVVVGVMVVYQHKSASAYRRMRDLLADINSSMSESIQGMSLIQLMRQEKAFSAYFAGLTDQHLKAQIGVTKLNSVLLRPLIDLLSGIALLTLVALFGVGGTELIGVGVLYAFLSYLGRVTEPLIEMTQQLSLLQQALVASERIFALIDSRQQAYGEDERPLTSGHLACRRLSFSYDGKQKVLNNIDIELPHQGFLALVGHTGSGKSTLASLMMGFYPSSEGGVELDGRPLESLSRSVLRQGIAMVQQDPHVLSDTVRENVSLGREMTDDQIWHALETVGLAGQIKQYEFGLDTVLGGGEVNLSAGQKQLLALARVLVEQPKVLILDEATANIDSGTEQKIQHTLSVLRQNMSIVVIAHRLSTIMDADEIVVLHHGEVIERGTHFSLLSERKQYWQMYQLQQASDHLHHLEEASTETAEN; encoded by the coding sequence ATGAAAAGACAGGCAGTTAACCGGGCGGTACTCCAACGGCTGCTCAGATACGCGCTGGACGATAAGCGCAACCTGTTCATTGCGATTGCGCTCTTGTTTGTGGCCTCTCTGGCGGATGTGTCCGGTCCCTGGTTGCTGCAGCGTTTCATCGACCATTACATTGCTGTTGATCAGTTTCCGGTGGCTGATGTGGCGACACTGGTGGCGGCGTATATCGCGCTGATGATTCTGGCGGGTGTGTTTAAGTATGCCCAGTCACTGCGTTTTAATCAGATTGCCATCGGCGTGGTGCAGAAAGTCCGTAAGCAATTGTTTGCCCGGGTGATGAATCAGCCTTTGTCGGCGTTTGATTACATGCCCAGTGGCAAGCTGATTTCCAGACTGACCAATGACACTGAATCCATTAAAGATTTTTATGTTTTCGTCATTGCGACTTTTTTAAAGAACGTCACGCTGATTGTGGTGATGCTCACTGTGATGTTTATCATGAGCTGGCGTCTGACGCTGGTGGTACTGGCGTTGTTGCCGGTTGTGGTGGGCGTGATGGTGGTGTACCAGCACAAAAGTGCCAGTGCTTATCGACGCATGCGCGATTTGCTGGCGGACATCAACTCTTCGATGAGCGAGTCCATTCAGGGGATGAGTCTGATCCAGCTCATGCGACAGGAAAAAGCGTTCAGCGCCTACTTTGCCGGGCTGACCGATCAGCACCTCAAGGCGCAAATCGGCGTGACCAAACTGAACAGCGTACTACTGCGGCCCCTGATTGATTTGCTGTCAGGGATAGCCTTGCTGACGCTGGTGGCGCTGTTTGGTGTGGGTGGCACCGAGCTGATCGGGGTCGGGGTGTTGTATGCATTTCTGAGCTATCTGGGGCGGGTCACCGAGCCGCTGATCGAAATGACACAGCAGTTATCTTTGTTGCAGCAGGCACTGGTAGCCAGCGAGCGCATTTTTGCGCTGATCGATTCACGCCAGCAAGCGTACGGTGAAGATGAAAGGCCACTGACCAGCGGGCATCTGGCGTGCCGACGTCTGAGTTTTAGTTATGACGGCAAGCAAAAGGTGCTGAACAACATCGATATTGAACTGCCGCATCAAGGGTTTCTGGCGCTGGTGGGTCATACCGGCAGCGGCAAAAGTACCCTGGCCTCGCTCATGATGGGGTTTTATCCCAGCTCAGAAGGTGGCGTCGAGTTAGACGGCCGCCCATTGGAAAGCCTGAGCCGATCTGTGCTGCGTCAGGGCATTGCCATGGTCCAGCAGGATCCGCACGTACTGAGTGACACCGTGAGAGAAAATGTCAGCCTGGGTCGGGAGATGACCGATGATCAGATCTGGCATGCCTTAGAGACGGTCGGCCTGGCCGGACAGATAAAGCAGTATGAGTTCGGTTTAGACACTGTGCTGGGGGGCGGAGAAGTGAACCTGTCGGCCGGACAGAAGCAGTTACTGGCGCTGGCACGCGTGCTGGTCGAGCAGCCGAAAGTGCTGATCTTGGATGAAGCGACCGCCAATATAGACTCAGGGACAGAGCAAAAAATTCAGCATACGCTTTCGGTGCTGCGTCAGAACATGAGCATTGTGGTGATTGCGCACCGGCTTTCAACCATCATGGATGCTGATGAGATTGTGGTATTGCACCACGGCGAAGTGATTGAAAGAGGCACGCATTTTAGTTTGCTTTCTGAGCGAAAACAGTACTGGCAAATGTACCAGTTGCAGCAGGCGAGTGATCACCTCCACCATTTGGAAGAAGCATCCACCGAGACAGCAGAAAATTGA
- the tesB gene encoding acyl-CoA thioesterase II produces MSKELNELLNLLHLEQLEQGLFRGQSEHLGLPQVYGGQVIGQSLSAAKETVPENRFVHSFHSYFLLPGDPQKPIIYDVENLRDGKSFSTRRVKAIQNGRPIFYLTASYQALEDGFNHQFPMPEDVPPPESLKSEQDHVKAIADQLPRKFVETFGCERPIEVRPVTVINPLHPQSEAAKQYLWIRANGEMLNDPRIHQYLLAYASDWGFLVTALQPHGVTLLTPKMQVATIDHSMWFHRPFRMDDWLLYVIDSPSASGSRGLVRGEIYNRDGELVASAVQEGLMRKRED; encoded by the coding sequence ATGAGCAAAGAACTGAACGAACTTCTCAATCTGTTGCACTTAGAACAACTGGAACAAGGTCTGTTCCGCGGTCAGAGTGAACATCTTGGTTTACCCCAGGTCTATGGTGGTCAGGTCATCGGACAATCCCTTTCAGCAGCAAAAGAAACTGTGCCGGAGAACCGGTTTGTCCATTCCTTCCACAGCTACTTCCTGCTGCCGGGCGATCCGCAAAAACCGATTATCTACGATGTCGAAAACCTGCGTGACGGCAAAAGCTTCAGCACCCGTCGGGTCAAAGCGATTCAGAACGGTCGCCCTATCTTTTACCTGACCGCGTCTTATCAGGCGCTGGAAGACGGCTTTAATCACCAGTTTCCGATGCCTGAAGATGTGCCACCACCCGAATCGCTGAAATCAGAACAAGACCATGTCAAAGCCATCGCAGACCAGCTGCCCCGCAAATTTGTCGAGACCTTTGGCTGCGAGCGACCGATTGAAGTGCGTCCGGTCACAGTGATCAATCCGCTCCATCCTCAATCAGAGGCGGCCAAACAATACCTATGGATAAGAGCCAATGGTGAAATGTTGAACGATCCTCGCATTCACCAGTATCTGCTGGCTTATGCCTCTGACTGGGGATTTCTGGTCACTGCCCTGCAACCCCATGGCGTCACCTTACTGACCCCGAAAATGCAGGTGGCCACCATCGATCACTCCATGTGGTTCCACCGCCCGTTTCGTATGGACGACTGGCTGCTGTATGTCATTGACAGTCCATCAGCCAGCGGTTCACGCGGTCTGGTCCGGGGGGAGATTTATAACCGTGACGGCGAATTGGTTGCTTCCGCCGTGCAGGAAGGTTTGATGCGCAAGCGTGAAGACTGA